From Xyrauchen texanus isolate HMW12.3.18 chromosome 36, RBS_HiC_50CHRs, whole genome shotgun sequence, one genomic window encodes:
- the tmem106ba gene encoding transmembrane protein 106Ba, protein MGISQLSLPKQNEDQKSLTEDSESNTEDDKHDVSQFPYVEFTGRDSVTCPTCQGTGRIPRDQENQLVALIPYSDQRLKPRRTTLYVFVSVFVCLLLSGLAVFFLFPRTIDVSYVGVKSVYVTYDRDQRIIYLNITNTLNITNNNYFPIHVTNITAHVQFYKTVIGKSLISNVTTIIPLDMKQIDYTVPTIIANEMNYIFDYCTMQSIKVHNIVVMMQMTVTTVYFGHAEQISQEKYLYVDCGSNTTSSRGPMNVIQ, encoded by the exons ATGGGAATATCACAGTTGTCCCTGCCAAAACAAAACGAGGACCAGAAGAGCCTGACTGAAGATTCAGAGTCTAACACAGAGGATGATAAACATGATGTGTCACAGTTTCCATATGTTGAATTCACAGGCAGGGACAGTGTCACTTGTCCAACTTGTCAAGGGACTGGAAGAATACCAAGAG ACCAAGAAAACCAGCTAGTTGCTTTGATACCATACAGTGACCAAAGACTGAAGCCAAGACGAAC GacgctgtatgtgtttgtgtcagtcTTTGTGTGTCTGCTGCTCTCCGGTCTGGCCGTGTTCTTCCTATTCCCCCGGACGATTGACGTCTCTTATGTTGGTGTCAAATCAGTCTACGTAACCTATGATAGAGACCAACGAATAATCTACTTAAATATCACG AATACTCTAAACATCACCAACAATAATTACTTCCCAATACACGTGACCAACATCACAGCACATGTGCAGTTCTACAAGACTGTTATTGGAAAGTCTCTCATCAGTAATGTCACCACAATTATCCCACTGGACATGAAACAG ATTGATTACACTGTTCCCACCATCATAGCCAATGAGATGAACTACATATT TGACTACTGTACCATGCAGTCAATTAAAGTGCATAACATAGTTGTCATGATGCA GATGACAGTAACCACTGTGTACTTTGGCCACGCTGAGCAGATTTCACAGGAAAAATACCTGTATGTGGACTGCGGCTCAAACACAACCTCCTCTCGTGGACCCATGAATGTTATACAGTGA